Proteins encoded by one window of Sorangium aterium:
- a CDS encoding sigma 54-interacting transcriptional regulator: MKTKELRGPEPYRIRGYRVRVVRGDATVREFSPGNIAQVKIGSAEGNSLVLPDPTVSRFHLRLHASAEGVHVEDLGTTNGSFVGGARFREIEVQRTTEIEVGQSTLRVELEADREIESSGRESFGGLTGRSGAMQHVMRELAFAARSKELSVLLRGETGTGKEVAARAVHEAGPRAKGPFVVVDCAGLSPTLIEGQLFGHVKGAFTDAKASTPGPFELADGGTVFLDEIGELPLPQQAKLLRVLQEREVTRVGATKPVKVNVKVLSATRRDLLEEVNAGRFREDLYYRIAGEEIVLPPLRDRLDDLPLLARAIVDEILAREGELATRGIPDEVVNGLRQRSFPGNVRELHHTIHRYLVRGELAPPRSLGQLASNAARLEDLLEMRHADALRELEFRLARHALEREAGNYTRAAKRLGIDRSTLYRLLQRSAPDRDQAARGARSGA, translated from the coding sequence GTGAAGACGAAGGAGCTGAGGGGGCCGGAGCCGTACCGGATCCGCGGCTACCGCGTTCGGGTCGTCCGCGGCGACGCGACTGTGAGAGAATTCAGCCCTGGAAACATCGCCCAGGTCAAGATCGGCAGCGCCGAGGGCAACTCGCTCGTGCTGCCCGACCCGACGGTGAGCCGTTTCCACCTGCGGTTGCACGCTTCGGCGGAGGGCGTTCACGTCGAGGACCTGGGCACGACCAACGGGTCATTCGTCGGCGGCGCCCGCTTCCGGGAGATCGAGGTCCAGCGCACGACCGAGATAGAGGTGGGACAATCAACGCTCCGCGTCGAGCTCGAAGCCGATCGCGAAATCGAGAGCAGCGGCCGCGAGAGCTTCGGTGGGTTGACGGGACGTTCGGGTGCCATGCAGCACGTGATGCGAGAGCTGGCCTTCGCGGCGAGGTCGAAGGAGCTCTCGGTGCTGTTGCGGGGAGAAACTGGCACGGGAAAGGAGGTCGCGGCACGCGCCGTCCACGAGGCGGGTCCGCGGGCGAAGGGACCGTTCGTCGTGGTGGATTGCGCGGGGCTCTCGCCGACCCTCATCGAGGGCCAGCTCTTCGGCCATGTGAAGGGCGCTTTCACGGACGCGAAGGCATCCACCCCCGGGCCATTCGAGCTGGCCGACGGGGGGACGGTATTCCTCGACGAGATCGGCGAGCTGCCGCTACCGCAGCAGGCCAAGCTCCTGCGCGTGCTTCAGGAGCGGGAGGTGACGCGCGTCGGTGCGACGAAGCCGGTCAAGGTCAACGTCAAGGTGCTCTCGGCCACGCGGCGCGACCTGCTCGAGGAGGTGAACGCCGGACGGTTCCGCGAAGACCTCTACTACCGCATCGCGGGTGAAGAGATCGTGCTGCCGCCGCTGCGGGATCGCTTGGATGACCTGCCCCTGCTTGCCCGAGCGATCGTGGACGAGATCCTCGCACGCGAGGGCGAGCTGGCGACGCGCGGCATCCCGGACGAGGTCGTCAACGGCCTGCGGCAGCGAAGCTTTCCCGGCAACGTCCGCGAACTCCACCACACGATCCACCGGTACCTCGTCCGGGGTGAGCTCGCGCCGCCGCGTTCCCTTGGGCAGCTCGCCTCGAACGCCGCCCGCCTCGAGGACCTCCTCGAGATGAGGCACGCCGACGCGCTCCGCGAGCTCGAGTTCAGGCTCGCGCGGCACGCCCTCGAGCGCGAAGCGGGCAACTACACGCGCGCCGCGAAGCGTCTCGGTATTGATCGCAGCACGCTCTATCGCCTCCTTCAGAGGAGCGCCCCCGACCGGGACCAGGCCGCGCGAGGCGCCCGGTCAGGAGCCTGA